From Nitrospirota bacterium, the proteins below share one genomic window:
- a CDS encoding cupin domain-containing protein — MSNEQVAPETKGVAVKLLATVDLGPEIEGMAGRQLRMRMVTIEPGGVFGPIHDHKDRPGTVYILQGTITDHRNGVATDYGPGVGWPEDRNTTHWLENRGTIPAVEISVDIVRQE; from the coding sequence ATGAGCAACGAACAGGTGGCACCTGAGACGAAAGGTGTTGCGGTGAAGTTACTTGCAACGGTTGACCTTGGCCCTGAGATCGAGGGCATGGCAGGGCGCCAACTTCGAATGCGTATGGTGACCATCGAGCCTGGAGGCGTCTTCGGCCCGATTCACGACCATAAAGACCGGCCAGGCACCGTCTACATACTGCAGGGAACGATCACTGACCATCGAAATGGAGTCGCTACGGACTATGGGCCGGGAGTGGGCTGGCCCGAGGATAGGAACACCACACACTGGCTTGAGAACAGAGGAACGATTCCGGCAGTGGAGATCTCGGTCGATATAGTGAGGCAGGAGTAA
- a CDS encoding YceK/YidQ family lipoprotein — protein sequence MTNECKVYEEYGIKQQPVYSGSRNALSNIIYPFKCYGEACMGVIFYPAILPYSLIDLPFSFVADTIALPYTYNLQFNVCPSVNWAALSEKRNLLEERICFYYSDYSNPEHLWALASSGFKGNMTKEEFIAYLYKNDFIYPFKNGSFVTETIIIDKNKARVLIYDKLTQYTTLPWYDYWRYEGDTWYIDQPNRKTEYSLMLEKQKFQR from the coding sequence ATGACGAACGAATGCAAAGTTTATGAAGAATATGGCATTAAGCAGCAACCAGTTTACAGTGGATCCAGAAATGCTTTATCAAATATCATTTATCCTTTTAAATGTTATGGCGAAGCATGTATGGGCGTGATATTTTATCCGGCGATTTTACCTTATTCCTTGATAGATTTACCTTTTAGCTTCGTCGCAGACACCATAGCCTTGCCATATACCTATAACCTGCAATTCAATGTATGTCCCAGTGTTAATTGGGCCGCATTATCCGAAAAAAGAAATCTTTTAGAAGAGCGTATTTGCTTTTACTATTCCGATTACTCAAATCCGGAGCATCTCTGGGCATTAGCCAGTAGCGGTTTTAAAGGGAATATGACGAAAGAAGAATTTATTGCGTACCTATACAAAAATGACTTCATATACCCGTTTAAGAATGGTAGTTTCGTAACGGAAACGATAATCATCGACAAAAATAAAGCAAGAGTTCTTATATACGATAAATTAACGCAATACACTACACTTCCCTGGTACGATTATTGGCGTTATGAGGGCGATACTTGGTACATAGATCAGCCTAACAGAAAGACAGAGTATTCTCTAATGCTCGAGAAGCAAAAGTTTCAGCGCTAA
- a CDS encoding nitrilase-related carbon-nitrogen hydrolase — MRVAGIQIAAGPELDRTVQRAIEMVEIAAEKEARIICFPELFLNPWFPREENKAAFSLALSSLGGTLGRFQQASERTKTVLVVPFFESQNGTYFNSAAVYDSGRLLGVYRKIHVPDIPLYRERFYFSPGDSGLPVFETSKGRIGIQICWDNLFPEGSRVLALKGAEIIFAPTAAALNNHRHWETAISANAFANNLFIFRVNRVGKEGDLSFYGRSFCAGPWGELVSELAGGKEAIVLADVDPKEREEATETWGFLRQRKPGEYGELVK, encoded by the coding sequence ATGCGCGTCGCCGGAATACAAATAGCCGCCGGGCCCGAGCTTGACCGCACCGTGCAGCGGGCCATCGAGATGGTCGAGATCGCAGCCGAGAAGGAAGCGCGGATCATCTGCTTTCCCGAGCTCTTCCTGAACCCGTGGTTCCCGAGGGAGGAGAACAAGGCGGCCTTTTCGCTGGCGCTCAGTTCCCTCGGCGGCACCCTCGGCCGGTTCCAACAGGCCTCGGAGCGCACGAAGACGGTCCTTGTCGTCCCGTTCTTCGAATCGCAGAACGGGACATACTTCAACAGCGCAGCGGTGTACGATTCCGGCAGACTCCTCGGCGTTTACCGGAAGATCCACGTTCCCGACATCCCGCTCTATCGCGAACGCTTCTACTTTTCCCCCGGCGACAGCGGGCTCCCGGTTTTCGAGACATCGAAGGGCAGGATCGGCATCCAGATCTGCTGGGACAACCTCTTCCCCGAAGGCTCCCGCGTCCTGGCGCTCAAGGGCGCGGAGATCATCTTCGCCCCGACCGCCGCGGCGCTCAACAATCACCGCCACTGGGAAACGGCGATCTCCGCGAACGCCTTCGCGAACAATCTCTTCATCTTCCGCGTGAACCGCGTCGGCAAGGAAGGCGACCTGTCGTTCTACGGCCGGAGCTTCTGCGCCGGTCCCTGGGGCGAACTGGTTTCCGAACTGGCCGGCGGCAAGGAGGCCATCGTGCTTGCTGACGTCGATCCCAAAGAGCGCGAAGAAGCAACTGAGACCTGGGGCTTCCTCCGGCAGCGGAAACCGGGCGAGTACGGGGAACTCGTGAAGTAG
- a CDS encoding SagB/ThcOx family dehydrogenase, with product MKRICPSLLAIVTILFIAAVAPAGEARKAVPLPEPQMQGGRPLMQVLKDRSSGRSFSPEKLPLQVLSNLLWAAFGINRPESGHRTAPSARNWQEIDIYVATADGLYLYEPKEHLLRQVLSEDIRAMTGTQAFVREAPINLVYVADQARMSGASPEDGERYAAADTGFIAENVYLFCASERLATVVRGSVDRAGLARTMKLRPEQRIMLAQTIGYPGK from the coding sequence ATGAAAAGAATATGCCCGAGCCTCCTCGCAATAGTGACAATCCTTTTCATCGCCGCTGTTGCGCCGGCCGGCGAAGCGCGCAAGGCGGTCCCCCTGCCGGAGCCGCAGATGCAGGGGGGCAGGCCGCTCATGCAGGTGCTGAAAGACAGAAGCTCCGGACGGTCCTTCAGCCCGGAAAAGCTGCCGCTGCAGGTGCTTTCCAACCTGCTCTGGGCCGCCTTCGGCATCAACCGGCCCGAGTCGGGGCACCGGACCGCTCCGTCAGCAAGGAACTGGCAGGAGATCGACATCTACGTGGCGACGGCGGACGGCCTCTACCTCTATGAGCCAAAAGAGCACCTGTTGCGTCAGGTCCTGTCAGAGGACATCCGGGCAATGACCGGGACCCAGGCCTTTGTCAGGGAGGCGCCGATCAACCTGGTGTATGTCGCTGATCAGGCCCGGATGAGCGGGGCTTCCCCGGAAGATGGAGAACGATACGCGGCTGCTGACACGGGGTTCATCGCGGAAAATGTGTATCTCTTCTGCGCGTCGGAACGGCTGGCCACCGTCGTGCGCGGCTCCGTTGACCGGGCAGGTCTTGCCCGCACTATGAAGCTCCGGCCCGAGCAGCGGATCATGCTGGCGCAGACGATCGGGTATCCCGGAAAGTAG